Proteins found in one Perca fluviatilis chromosome 9, GENO_Pfluv_1.0, whole genome shotgun sequence genomic segment:
- the mfsd8l1 gene encoding uncharacterized protein mfsd8l1 isoform X3 gives MDNRLKRKLTFFTIGLIFLLSGVEYAVILPTIWMYLQTLDAAPYFLGLALSAFSLTGLLSGPLFGHWSDRTRTTKKIILFANFFELIGNLMYFMGYSKWLLLSSRLVAGIGTGAGSSIFGVLTRSTAPKDRATVFASVMACRQAGLLIGPACNVFLRLCDFHLGPFVVNKYTAPGLFMCLLWTLLQLAVIFMYWDLPPLENREDTQSSTGQSMEEEDHEHERVLVEEDNDEERPLMGSQEVEGSYGSVLESKPPRLDASAASNTTLNSISESPSPELPESHESSCSYKEFSISREFLREEVVVLLAAQFITLFNQTALETMVTPMTQKYFGYGELENSVMYCLCGVEVIAAFLFVYWLSQRVAERVVLAIGLTICNVSAVWCLIFLANPLGGFPWRLTEFIIGVFLQVLGLPFVAVAQVSLFSKVTAVETQDDAGFLIRAAGCTCCSGRVGRVGQLWLIHQMDYAMKVDVEGRFPVLHLTVPPHFQFLHWDQHAG, from the exons ATGGATAATCGACTGAAGAGGAAGCTGACGTTCTTCACCATTGGGCTCATATTTCTTCTTAGCGGTGTGGAATATG CTGTAATATTGCCCACAATATGGATGTACTTGCAGACTTTGGATGCAGCACCTTACTTTCTGGGCTTGGCCCTGTCTGCATTCAGCTTGACTGGCCTCCTGTCGGGACCGCTGTTTGGCCACTGGTCCGACAGAACACGGACCACCAAGAAAATCATTTTGTTTGCCAACTTTTTTGAGTTAATTG GTAACTTGATGTACTTTATGGGCTATTCCAAATGGCTGTTACTGTCAAGCAGACTGGTGGCAG GCATAGGCACAGGTGCTGGCTCATCTATCTTTGGCGTCCTGACCAGAAGCACTGCCCCCAAGGACCGCGCCACTGTGTTTGCTAGTGTCATGGCATGTCGACAAGCTGGccttctgattg GTCCAGCATGTAACGTCTTCCTGAGGCTGTGTGATTTCCACCTGGGTCCTTTCGTGGTCAATAAATATACAGCGCCAGGG TTGTTCATGTGCCTGCTGTGGACTCTCCTTCAACTGGCGGTGATCTTCATGTACTGGGACCTACCGCCTCTAGAGAACAGGGAGGACACGCAGAGTTCAACAGGCCagagcatggaggaggaggaccaCGAGCACGAGAGAGTGCTGGTGGAAGAGGACAATGACGAGGAAAGGCCGCTGATGGGGTCCCAGGAGGTGGAGGGGTCCTACGGCTCGGTCTTGGAATCCAAACCACCCAGATTGGATGCCTCTGCTGCCTCAAATACCACGCTAAATTCTATCTCTGAATCTCCCTCGCCCGAGCTACCAGAGTCCCATGAGTCTTCCTGTTCCTATAAGGAGTTCAGCATATCCCGAG AGTTCCTGAGAGAAGAAGTGGTCGTGCTGCTGGCTGCTCAGTTCATCACCCTCTTCAATCAGACAGCGCTGGAG ACCATGGTGACCCCGATGACCCAGAAGTACTTTGGCTACGGGGAGCTGGAGAACAGCGTGATGTACTGTCTCTGCGGTGTGGAGGTGATCGCTGCCTTTCTATTTGTGTACTGGCTGAGCCAGCGTGTTGCTGAGCGAGTGGTCCTGGCCATCGGTCTGACCATCTGCAACGTCTCTGCTGTCTGGTGCCTCATCTTCCTGGCTAACCCACTAG GTGGCTTCCCATGGCGGCTGACTGAGTTCATCATTGGGGTGTTTCTGCAGGTTTTGGGTTTGCCATTTGTAGCAGTCGCTCAGGTTTCCCTCTTCTCTAAAGTTACTGCTGTGGAAACACAAG ATGATGCTGGCTTTCTCATACGAGCGGCTGGTTGCACCTGTTGCAGTGGACGAGTCGGACGAGTCGGTCAGCTCTGGCTAATCCACCAGATGGACTATGCAATGAAAGTGGATGTGGAAG GGAGATTCCCTGTCCTGCATCTTACTGTCCCTCCACACTTTCAATTTCTGCATTGGGACCAGCATGCAGggtga
- the mfsd8l1 gene encoding uncharacterized protein mfsd8l1 isoform X1, whose amino-acid sequence MDNRLKRKLTFFTIGLIFLLSGVEYAVILPTIWMYLQTLDAAPYFLGLALSAFSLTGLLSGPLFGHWSDRTRTTKKIILFANFFELIGNLMYFMGYSKWLLLSSRLVAGIGTGAGSSIFGVLTRSTAPKDRATVFASVMACRQAGLLIGPACNVFLRLCDFHLGPFVVNKYTAPGLFMCLLWTLLQLAVIFMYWDLPPLENREDTQSSTGQSMEEEDHEHERVLVEEDNDEERPLMGSQEVEGSYGSVLESKPPRLDASAASNTTLNSISESPSPELPESHESSCSYKEFSISREFLREEVVVLLAAQFITLFNQTALETMVTPMTQKYFGYGELENSVMYCLCGVEVIAAFLFVYWLSQRVAERVVLAIGLTICNVSAVWCLIFLANPLGGFPWRLTEFIIGVFLQVLGLPFVAVAQVSLFSKVTAVETQDDAGFLIRAAGCTCCSGRVGRVGQLWLIHQMDYAMKVDVEACRVITHTLTAHTSPPPEGVLKSWTCQLCVQRLIKALLWCTVYVHFPWKYGIWSPSFG is encoded by the exons ATGGATAATCGACTGAAGAGGAAGCTGACGTTCTTCACCATTGGGCTCATATTTCTTCTTAGCGGTGTGGAATATG CTGTAATATTGCCCACAATATGGATGTACTTGCAGACTTTGGATGCAGCACCTTACTTTCTGGGCTTGGCCCTGTCTGCATTCAGCTTGACTGGCCTCCTGTCGGGACCGCTGTTTGGCCACTGGTCCGACAGAACACGGACCACCAAGAAAATCATTTTGTTTGCCAACTTTTTTGAGTTAATTG GTAACTTGATGTACTTTATGGGCTATTCCAAATGGCTGTTACTGTCAAGCAGACTGGTGGCAG GCATAGGCACAGGTGCTGGCTCATCTATCTTTGGCGTCCTGACCAGAAGCACTGCCCCCAAGGACCGCGCCACTGTGTTTGCTAGTGTCATGGCATGTCGACAAGCTGGccttctgattg GTCCAGCATGTAACGTCTTCCTGAGGCTGTGTGATTTCCACCTGGGTCCTTTCGTGGTCAATAAATATACAGCGCCAGGG TTGTTCATGTGCCTGCTGTGGACTCTCCTTCAACTGGCGGTGATCTTCATGTACTGGGACCTACCGCCTCTAGAGAACAGGGAGGACACGCAGAGTTCAACAGGCCagagcatggaggaggaggaccaCGAGCACGAGAGAGTGCTGGTGGAAGAGGACAATGACGAGGAAAGGCCGCTGATGGGGTCCCAGGAGGTGGAGGGGTCCTACGGCTCGGTCTTGGAATCCAAACCACCCAGATTGGATGCCTCTGCTGCCTCAAATACCACGCTAAATTCTATCTCTGAATCTCCCTCGCCCGAGCTACCAGAGTCCCATGAGTCTTCCTGTTCCTATAAGGAGTTCAGCATATCCCGAG AGTTCCTGAGAGAAGAAGTGGTCGTGCTGCTGGCTGCTCAGTTCATCACCCTCTTCAATCAGACAGCGCTGGAG ACCATGGTGACCCCGATGACCCAGAAGTACTTTGGCTACGGGGAGCTGGAGAACAGCGTGATGTACTGTCTCTGCGGTGTGGAGGTGATCGCTGCCTTTCTATTTGTGTACTGGCTGAGCCAGCGTGTTGCTGAGCGAGTGGTCCTGGCCATCGGTCTGACCATCTGCAACGTCTCTGCTGTCTGGTGCCTCATCTTCCTGGCTAACCCACTAG GTGGCTTCCCATGGCGGCTGACTGAGTTCATCATTGGGGTGTTTCTGCAGGTTTTGGGTTTGCCATTTGTAGCAGTCGCTCAGGTTTCCCTCTTCTCTAAAGTTACTGCTGTGGAAACACAAG ATGATGCTGGCTTTCTCATACGAGCGGCTGGTTGCACCTGTTGCAGTGGACGAGTCGGACGAGTCGGTCAGCTCTGGCTAATCCACCAGATGGACTATGCAATGAAAGTGGATGTGGAAG CATGCAGggtgataacacacacactgaccgcACACACCTCACCTCCTCCTGAGGGTGTACTTAAATCTTGGACTTGTCAGCTTTGTGTGCAGAGGCTGATCAAAGCACTGTTAtggtgtacagtatatgttcaTTTCCCATGGAAATATGGAATATGGAGTCCAAGCTTTGGATGA
- the mfsd8l1 gene encoding uncharacterized protein mfsd8l1 isoform X2 produces the protein MDNRLKRKLTFFTIGLIFLLSGVEYAVILPTIWMYLQTLDAAPYFLGLALSAFSLTGLLSGPLFGHWSDRTRTTKKIILFANFFELIGNLMYFMGYSKWLLLSSRLVAGIGTGAGSSIFGVLTRSTAPKDRATVFASVMACRQAGLLIGPACNVFLRLCDFHLGPFVVNKYTAPGLFMCLLWTLLQLAVIFMYWDLPPLENREDTQSSTGQSMEEEDHEHERVLVEEDNDEERPLMGSQEVEGSYGSVLESKPPRLDASAASNTTLNSISESPSPELPESHESSCSYKEFSISREFLREEVVVLLAAQFITLFNQTALETMVTPMTQKYFGYGELENSVMYCLCGVEVIAAFLFVYWLSQRVAERVVLAIGLTICNVSAVWCLIFLANPLGGFPWRLTEFIIGVFLQVLGLPFVAVAQVSLFSKVTAVETQGFSQGVRRSVGGLATIMGPLWSGGLTENMYIMLGVMMALLALLTMMLAFSYERLVAPVAVDESDESVSSG, from the exons ATGGATAATCGACTGAAGAGGAAGCTGACGTTCTTCACCATTGGGCTCATATTTCTTCTTAGCGGTGTGGAATATG CTGTAATATTGCCCACAATATGGATGTACTTGCAGACTTTGGATGCAGCACCTTACTTTCTGGGCTTGGCCCTGTCTGCATTCAGCTTGACTGGCCTCCTGTCGGGACCGCTGTTTGGCCACTGGTCCGACAGAACACGGACCACCAAGAAAATCATTTTGTTTGCCAACTTTTTTGAGTTAATTG GTAACTTGATGTACTTTATGGGCTATTCCAAATGGCTGTTACTGTCAAGCAGACTGGTGGCAG GCATAGGCACAGGTGCTGGCTCATCTATCTTTGGCGTCCTGACCAGAAGCACTGCCCCCAAGGACCGCGCCACTGTGTTTGCTAGTGTCATGGCATGTCGACAAGCTGGccttctgattg GTCCAGCATGTAACGTCTTCCTGAGGCTGTGTGATTTCCACCTGGGTCCTTTCGTGGTCAATAAATATACAGCGCCAGGG TTGTTCATGTGCCTGCTGTGGACTCTCCTTCAACTGGCGGTGATCTTCATGTACTGGGACCTACCGCCTCTAGAGAACAGGGAGGACACGCAGAGTTCAACAGGCCagagcatggaggaggaggaccaCGAGCACGAGAGAGTGCTGGTGGAAGAGGACAATGACGAGGAAAGGCCGCTGATGGGGTCCCAGGAGGTGGAGGGGTCCTACGGCTCGGTCTTGGAATCCAAACCACCCAGATTGGATGCCTCTGCTGCCTCAAATACCACGCTAAATTCTATCTCTGAATCTCCCTCGCCCGAGCTACCAGAGTCCCATGAGTCTTCCTGTTCCTATAAGGAGTTCAGCATATCCCGAG AGTTCCTGAGAGAAGAAGTGGTCGTGCTGCTGGCTGCTCAGTTCATCACCCTCTTCAATCAGACAGCGCTGGAG ACCATGGTGACCCCGATGACCCAGAAGTACTTTGGCTACGGGGAGCTGGAGAACAGCGTGATGTACTGTCTCTGCGGTGTGGAGGTGATCGCTGCCTTTCTATTTGTGTACTGGCTGAGCCAGCGTGTTGCTGAGCGAGTGGTCCTGGCCATCGGTCTGACCATCTGCAACGTCTCTGCTGTCTGGTGCCTCATCTTCCTGGCTAACCCACTAG GTGGCTTCCCATGGCGGCTGACTGAGTTCATCATTGGGGTGTTTCTGCAGGTTTTGGGTTTGCCATTTGTAGCAGTCGCTCAGGTTTCCCTCTTCTCTAAAGTTACTGCTGTGGAAACACAAG GTTTCAGTCAGGGAGTGCGTCGCTCAGTGGGCGGTCTAGCTACCATCATGGGCCCTCTGTGGTCTGGTGGCCTTACAGAGAACATGTACATCATGTTAGGGGTGATGATGGCATTGCTGGCACTGCTAACG ATGATGCTGGCTTTCTCATACGAGCGGCTGGTTGCACCTGTTGCAGTGGACGAGTCGGACGAGTCGGTCAGCTCTGGCTAA
- the polr2h gene encoding DNA-directed RNA polymerases I, II, and III subunit RPABC3, giving the protein MAGILFEDIFDVKDIDPDGKKFDRVSRLHCESESFKMDLILDVNIQIYPVDLGDKFRLVIASTLYEDGTPDDGEYNPQDDRPSRADQFDYVMYGKVYKIEGDETSTEAATRLSAYVSYGGLLMRLQGDANNLHGFEVDSRVYLLMKKLAF; this is encoded by the exons ATGGCTGGAATTCTGTTTGAGGACATCTTTGATGTAAAGGACATTGATCCCGATGGCAAGAAGTTTGACAGAG TATCTCGTCTACATTGTGAAAGTGAATCTTTTAAGATGGACCTTATCTTGGATGTGAACATTCAGATCTATCCTGTTGATCTTG GCGACAAGTTCAGACTGGTTATTGCCAGCACGTTATATGAAGATGGAACGCCAGATGACGGAGAGTACAATCCTCAGGATGACCGGCCATCTAG GGCGGACCAGTTTGATTATGTGATGTATGGGAAGGTTTACAAGATAGAGGGCGATGAGACTTCAACAGAAGCAGCCACACGCCT CTCTGCCTACGTGTCTTACGGTGGCCTTCTCATGAGGCTGCAGGGAGATGCCAACAACCTTCACGGCTTTGAGGTGGACTCCAGGGTCTACCTCCTCATGAAGAAACTGGCCTTTTAA